From a single Cytophagales bacterium WSM2-2 genomic region:
- a CDS encoding N-acetyl-alpha-D-glucosaminyl L-malate synthase BshA, whose translation MKKVNIGIVCYPTFGGSGVVATELGKALAKEGHKVHFITYNQPSRLDFLNENLFYHEVEFNSYPLFEYPPYELALASKMVSVVKNEKLDLLHVHYAIPHASAAYMAKQILKSQGIYIPVVTTLHGTDITLVGRDVSYEPVVTFSINQSDGVTSVSRDLKKETYEFFDIQNHIEVIPNFIDLEKFKKQKKDHFKKAICPNGEALVVHTSNFRKVKRVMDVVNVFYNIHKEIPAKLLMIGDGPERTPAEQLARELDISHDVRFLGKLEAVEEVLSVADLFLMPSEKESFGLAALEAMACEVPVISTNAGGLPELQLQGITGFMSEIGDIEDMTRKSLFILDKNNLPQFKANALKRAQEFDITNILPLYENYYQLILEKAAVKVTA comes from the coding sequence TTGAAAAAAGTAAATATTGGAATTGTTTGTTACCCCACGTTTGGGGGAAGTGGTGTGGTAGCGACCGAGCTGGGAAAGGCTCTTGCCAAAGAGGGACATAAGGTCCACTTTATTACTTATAATCAACCCAGCCGTCTTGATTTCTTAAACGAAAATTTATTTTACCATGAAGTAGAGTTCAACTCTTATCCCCTATTTGAATATCCTCCCTATGAACTTGCCCTGGCAAGTAAAATGGTGAGTGTGGTTAAGAATGAGAAACTCGATTTGCTTCATGTGCATTATGCCATTCCACATGCTTCGGCTGCCTACATGGCCAAACAAATTCTAAAGAGCCAGGGAATTTATATCCCTGTGGTAACCACACTGCACGGTACTGATATCACACTCGTTGGCCGTGATGTTTCGTATGAACCCGTTGTTACCTTCAGCATCAACCAGTCCGATGGGGTGACCTCCGTATCACGGGATTTGAAAAAAGAAACTTACGAGTTTTTCGATATCCAGAATCATATTGAAGTGATCCCCAACTTTATTGATCTTGAAAAATTCAAGAAGCAAAAGAAAGATCATTTCAAAAAAGCGATTTGCCCCAATGGCGAAGCTCTTGTAGTTCACACTTCGAATTTCCGCAAGGTGAAGCGTGTGATGGACGTGGTGAATGTCTTTTACAATATCCACAAAGAAATTCCCGCCAAACTTCTAATGATAGGTGATGGCCCTGAGCGAACTCCTGCAGAACAACTTGCCCGCGAACTGGATATCAGTCATGATGTGCGTTTCCTTGGCAAACTGGAAGCCGTTGAGGAAGTGCTTTCGGTTGCCGATCTATTTTTGATGCCATCGGAAAAAGAAAGTTTCGGTCTTGCAGCATTGGAAGCTATGGCCTGTGAAGTGCCGGTAATAAGCACCAATGCAGGCGGTCTTCCTGAACTTCAGCTTCAGGGGATCACTGGTTTCATGAGCGAGATTGGCGACATCGAGGATATGACCCGCAAATCACTATTCATCCTAGATAAAAATAACCTGCCGCAGTTCAAGGCAAATGCACTGAAACGGGCACAAGAATTTGACATTACAAATATTTTACCGTTGTACGAGAATTATTATCAGTTAATCCTCGAAAAGGCCGCAGTCAAAGTTACTGCGTGA
- a CDS encoding dipeptide epimerase translates to MKIKSITSWTADLGNTKPYTIAFKTVDEVNNAFIEITLDNGVTGIGAGNPSEYVTGESFAQCKEALNEKAISFLIGRDIREIQQLAFEVWQKFPKNPAARAALDIALYDAFTKFLNIPLVKYLGQKIQSLPTSNTIGIKNVEDTLKEAQEYGERGFKVLKVKLGIDLNEDIERMVKLREKFGKKFVIRIDANQGYTPEKTIEFYQKTKHLDIELIEQPLPAKEIEAMKKLPDEIRKIIAADESLLTPKSALELVKPPRASGIFNIKLMKCGGISQALKIADIGAQEGVELFWGCNDESIVSITAALHAAFACANTKYIDLDGSLDLARDVVRGGFILKDGIMYCSDKPGLGVERV, encoded by the coding sequence ATGAAAATAAAATCCATTACCTCCTGGACCGCAGACCTTGGCAACACGAAGCCGTATACAATCGCTTTCAAAACTGTCGATGAAGTCAACAATGCGTTTATTGAGATTACCCTCGATAATGGGGTGACAGGAATAGGAGCCGGAAACCCGAGTGAGTACGTCACAGGTGAGAGCTTTGCGCAATGCAAAGAAGCGCTGAATGAAAAAGCAATTTCTTTTTTGATAGGGCGTGACATTCGCGAAATTCAACAACTCGCATTTGAGGTATGGCAGAAATTCCCCAAAAACCCAGCGGCTCGTGCGGCACTCGATATTGCTTTGTATGACGCGTTTACCAAATTTCTAAATATTCCCCTCGTAAAATACCTAGGGCAGAAAATTCAATCCCTCCCGACTTCAAATACCATCGGGATAAAGAATGTGGAAGACACATTGAAAGAAGCACAGGAATATGGTGAACGGGGATTTAAAGTACTGAAAGTAAAACTGGGGATTGATCTTAACGAAGATATTGAGCGGATGGTAAAACTCCGTGAAAAATTTGGAAAGAAATTCGTGATACGGATCGATGCGAACCAGGGCTACACACCAGAAAAGACTATTGAGTTCTACCAAAAGACGAAGCACCTGGATATTGAATTGATTGAACAACCACTTCCCGCCAAGGAAATTGAAGCTATGAAGAAGCTTCCCGATGAGATTCGGAAAATAATTGCGGCCGATGAATCTCTACTTACGCCCAAAAGCGCCCTGGAACTTGTGAAGCCACCGCGCGCGAGCGGTATCTTCAACATTAAACTTATGAAATGCGGAGGCATTAGCCAGGCACTTAAAATTGCAGACATTGGCGCACAGGAGGGAGTAGAACTTTTCTGGGGATGCAATGACGAAAGCATCGTAAGCATCACGGCAGCACTGCATGCTGCTTTCGCTTGTGCGAATACCAAATATATCGACCTTGATGGAAGCCTTGACCTTGCGAGAGATGTTGTAAGGGGTGGGTTTATCTTGAAGGATGGGATCATGTACTGCTCTGATAAACCAGGCTTGGGAGTCGAGCGGGTTTAG
- a CDS encoding Xaa-Pro aminopeptidase produces the protein MKKTLGVILLFICCLAEGQQTAILSQRDQARVIDELTEDRLRNVLPALMRREGIDLWVMISRENNEDPVLRTMLPATWLAARRTTMLIVFDPGAGRDVEFLAVARYDVGKIFKKAWDPAANVDQWVQLARLIDERNPKKIGINKADAYGHADGLTASDFEKFLEKLPKRLHSHVTSAQNLSVAWLETRSEKEMTLYPQICRIAHQIIAQGFSEKVIQPGITTSEDVVWWYRDRIKKLGLDTWFHPSVSIQRNITEEAIAGLPQPLVIQPGDLLHVDFGITYLRLNTDTQQHAYVLKPGETTVPDYLTNAFKRANKLQDILVGNFKEGKTGNQILADSRKQAIDQGITPSIYTHPIGFHGHASGTTIGMWDMQSGVPKTGDYPMHYRTAYSIELNATVYVIEWKKEVRIMLEEDGYFDENGFRFIDGRQTEIMTIPRQK, from the coding sequence ATGAAAAAGACTTTGGGCGTTATTCTCTTATTCATTTGTTGCCTCGCAGAGGGTCAGCAGACCGCTATACTTTCTCAACGTGACCAGGCTCGTGTGATTGATGAACTGACGGAGGATCGATTGCGCAATGTGTTGCCTGCATTAATGAGAAGGGAAGGAATTGATTTGTGGGTGATGATTTCTCGTGAAAATAATGAAGACCCCGTGTTGAGAACCATGCTGCCCGCCACCTGGCTTGCCGCAAGAAGAACCACCATGCTAATCGTCTTTGATCCGGGCGCTGGCCGGGACGTGGAATTTTTAGCAGTGGCCCGCTATGACGTTGGGAAAATTTTTAAGAAAGCCTGGGACCCGGCTGCCAATGTCGATCAGTGGGTGCAACTTGCCAGGCTGATCGATGAGCGTAATCCAAAAAAAATTGGAATTAATAAAGCGGATGCCTATGGTCATGCCGATGGACTTACAGCTAGTGACTTTGAAAAGTTTTTAGAAAAATTGCCGAAGCGGCTGCATTCACATGTGACCAGTGCGCAAAATCTGAGCGTGGCATGGCTTGAAACAAGATCTGAGAAAGAGATGACATTATATCCGCAAATTTGCCGGATCGCACATCAGATTATCGCTCAGGGTTTCTCTGAAAAAGTAATTCAGCCAGGAATAACAACGAGTGAAGATGTTGTGTGGTGGTATCGAGACAGAATTAAAAAACTCGGACTCGATACATGGTTTCATCCATCCGTTTCAATCCAACGCAATATTACCGAGGAAGCAATTGCTGGTCTCCCTCAACCGCTGGTCATTCAGCCTGGCGATTTATTGCACGTGGATTTTGGGATTACATACCTGCGATTGAATACCGACACACAACAGCACGCTTATGTTTTGAAACCAGGAGAAACAACAGTTCCTGACTATTTAACCAACGCGTTTAAGCGCGCCAATAAACTGCAGGATATTCTAGTCGGTAATTTTAAAGAAGGGAAAACCGGGAATCAGATTCTTGCGGATTCCCGGAAACAGGCAATTGATCAGGGGATCACTCCATCCATCTATACACACCCAATCGGGTTTCATGGGCATGCGAGTGGCACAACCATCGGAATGTGGGACATGCAGAGCGGAGTTCCTAAAACCGGAGATTACCCGATGCATTACAGAACGGCATATTCCATCGAACTCAACGCAACCGTCTATGTGATTGAATGGAAAAAAGAAGTACGTATCATGCTTGAAGAGGACGGCTATTTCGATGAGAATGGCTTCCGATTTATAGACGGAAGGCAAACCGAAATAATGACTATACCTCGT
- a CDS encoding magnesium chelatase, translating into MTDYKKVNTLGQLKASGYKFKTIKDELRLNLMEKLKSKQNVFEGIWGYEETVIPDLERAILAGHDVNFLGLRGQAKTRLARLMINLLDEYIPVIGGSELNDDPLNPISRYGRDKVNELGDNTPVIWLNREERYSEKLATPDVSIADLIGDVDPIKAASLKLPYSDERVIHFGLIPRSHRCIFVINELPDLQARIQVALFNILQEGDIQIRGFKLRLPLDIQFVFTANPEDYTNRGSIVTPLKDRIDSQIITHYPKTLEIGKRITQQEARIRAEQNRLVSTPEIAKDIIEQIAFEARKSEYVDAKSGVSARLTISAYENLVAAAERRSIINGEKNTFIRVADFIGVIPSITGKVELVYEGQQEGPGIVAQNLLGKAIRSQFLNYFPDPEKFRKQKEKNPYRKITDWFGEGNSVDLLHDMSNQDYEKALKSVPGLADVVNEYLKGQDANHKLFFMEFALHGLAEYSLISKHNLTAGHQFKDLLSSILSMNKDDDEEGETFDTDKF; encoded by the coding sequence ATGACTGACTATAAAAAAGTAAATACACTTGGCCAGCTGAAGGCATCCGGCTATAAATTCAAGACCATCAAGGATGAATTGCGTCTCAACCTGATGGAAAAGCTAAAGAGCAAACAAAATGTGTTTGAAGGAATTTGGGGCTACGAAGAAACCGTTATCCCCGATCTGGAAAGAGCAATCCTTGCAGGCCACGATGTTAATTTCCTCGGCCTTCGCGGACAGGCTAAAACGCGCCTGGCCAGGTTAATGATCAACTTGCTGGACGAGTACATACCAGTGATTGGAGGTTCTGAATTAAATGATGATCCGCTTAATCCCATTTCGCGTTACGGTCGTGACAAAGTCAATGAGCTAGGCGACAACACACCGGTCATTTGGTTGAATCGTGAAGAGCGCTACAGTGAAAAATTAGCGACTCCTGATGTTTCAATCGCTGACTTGATTGGCGATGTCGACCCGATCAAAGCTGCTTCGCTGAAATTGCCCTACTCAGATGAACGCGTAATCCACTTCGGATTAATTCCGCGTTCGCACCGCTGCATCTTTGTGATCAATGAGTTGCCAGACTTGCAGGCACGCATCCAGGTTGCTTTGTTCAACATCTTACAAGAAGGCGACATTCAAATCCGTGGCTTCAAACTTCGGTTGCCACTTGACATTCAGTTTGTGTTTACAGCAAACCCGGAAGATTATACCAACCGGGGAAGTATCGTTACCCCATTGAAAGATCGCATCGACAGTCAAATTATTACACACTATCCAAAAACACTGGAGATCGGTAAACGAATAACACAACAAGAGGCTCGCATTCGAGCTGAACAAAACCGGTTGGTTTCAACGCCTGAAATTGCCAAGGATATTATTGAACAGATCGCATTTGAAGCCCGCAAGAGCGAATATGTAGATGCCAAGAGTGGAGTATCCGCTCGCCTGACAATATCTGCTTACGAGAATCTGGTTGCTGCAGCCGAACGCAGAAGTATAATCAATGGTGAGAAAAATACATTTATACGTGTCGCTGATTTTATTGGAGTAATCCCGTCCATCACCGGCAAGGTAGAGTTGGTCTATGAAGGCCAGCAGGAAGGTCCAGGCATTGTGGCACAGAATTTATTAGGTAAGGCAATACGATCACAGTTTCTAAATTATTTTCCAGACCCGGAAAAATTTCGAAAACAAAAAGAGAAAAACCCTTATCGTAAAATCACCGACTGGTTTGGAGAAGGGAACTCTGTTGATTTGCTTCATGACATGAGCAATCAAGACTACGAAAAAGCATTGAAATCCGTACCAGGGCTGGCTGATGTTGTCAATGAATACCTAAAAGGCCAGGACGCCAACCACAAGCTTTTCTTTATGGAGTTTGCGTTACACGGTCTTGCCGAATATAGTCTCATCAGCAAGCATAACCTGACTGCTGGTCACCAATTCAAGGATTTGCTTAGCAGTATACTCAGCATGAACAAAGACGATGATGAAGAAGGGGAAACCTTCGATACCGACAAATTTTAA
- a CDS encoding acyl-CoA thioesterase, which yields MEARPVKDSHTTITELMIPSYANFGGKIHGGILLSLMDKVAYACASKHAATYCVTVSVDRVEFLQPVEVGELVSLKASVNYVGRTSLIVGIRVEAQNVKTGIIKHTNSCFFTMVAKDESNKPTEVPPLILENNEDVKRFIEAMRLRDIKQKVREEMNDAKSTMDISNATELLKNERCILKLK from the coding sequence ATGGAAGCCCGCCCCGTTAAGGACTCACACACTACGATTACCGAGCTCATGATTCCCTCGTATGCCAATTTCGGGGGGAAAATCCATGGAGGAATATTGTTGTCGTTGATGGACAAGGTAGCATATGCCTGTGCAAGCAAACATGCAGCGACTTATTGTGTCACGGTTTCCGTAGATCGTGTTGAGTTTTTGCAACCAGTGGAAGTTGGGGAGTTGGTTTCCCTCAAAGCATCAGTAAACTACGTTGGACGTACTTCACTCATTGTAGGCATTCGCGTGGAGGCACAGAACGTGAAAACAGGAATCATCAAGCACACAAACTCTTGCTTCTTCACTATGGTAGCCAAGGACGAAAGCAATAAACCGACCGAGGTTCCACCTTTGATCCTCGAAAATAACGAAGATGTGAAGCGCTTTATCGAGGCGATGAGACTACGGGATATCAAACAGAAAGTTCGTGAAGAAATGAATGATGCGAAGTCAACGATGGATATATCAAATGCAACTGAACTATTGAAGAATGAACGCTGTATTTTAAAACTGAAATGA